DNA from Desulfarculus baarsii DSM 2075:
CCGCGGCCCTGCGCGCCCAGATGGACGAGCCCGTGGCCCGGGCCTTCAACGCCTTCCGGCCCCTGCTTTACGGCGATCACCCCTACGCCATGAACCCCCTGGGTTCGGCCGAGTCGTTGGCCCGGCTGGATCGTCAGGCCCTCGTGGCCGTGCACCAGGCCATGCGCGGCCCCGGCGGCGTGGTGCTGACCATCGTCGGCGACGTGGACCCTGGTCAAACCATGGCCGCGGTCAGGGAGCTTTTCGGCGCGGCCCAGGGCCAGGCCCGGACGCCGGCCCCGCCCGCCGCCCCGGCCCTGACCAAGGCCAGAACCCGGCATATCGCCGACCCCCAGGCCAAGCAGACCCAGATCATCATCGGTTACATCGCCCCTGACGCCACCGACCCCCGGCGGCCGGCCATGGAGCTTCTGGAGGCCATCCTGGGCGGCCAGGGCGGCCGGCTGTTCGGCGACCTGCGCGACAAGCGCTCGCTGGCCTACAGCGTCCAGCCATTCTATGGCCAGGCCAAGCAACTGGGCGTGTTCGGCTTTTACATGGGCGTGGGGCCGGGCAAGGCCAAGGCGGCCATCGCCGGCCTGAACGAACACATCGCCCGCTTGGCCGCCACCCCGCCCAAGGCCGAGGAGATGAACCGGGCCAAGGCTTTTCTGTTGGGCGGCTGGGCCATCGGCCTGCAAACCTATCAGGCCCAGGCCATGACCATGACCGCCGACGAACTGCTGGGCCTGGGTTATCGGGATTACCTGCGCACCCCGGAGCGCGTCCAGGCCCTCGCCCCGGGCGACATCCTGCGGGCGGCCAAGGATGTCTTCGCGCCCCAGCGTCAGGCCTTGCTGACTCTGGGCCTCTAGCCGCCAAACGGCCGACGAGCCGCGCCCGCGCCGCGAAAAAAGCGGCGCGGGTTTTTTTGTGGCTGGCGGGCCTTGGCGTGCTAACATCTTATAGAGGGCTTGCAGCGTTGGCGGAAAAGGCATGTTCGGCATCAAGGCTCGACAGATTTGCCCAGGCGTGTTCATGGTCGGTGGCCCCGAGTTCAGCGACCCGCGGGATTGCTTATGCTATCTGGCGGTGGGCGAAAAGTCCCGGGTGCTCATCGACTGCGGCTGCGGCCCCAGCGCCGGGCGCATCGTCTCCCTGGCCCAGCGGGCGGCCGGCGCGCCGCCCAGCCATCTTTTGCTGACCCACGCCCACATCGATCACGCCGGCGGCGCGGCCCAGGTCAAGGCCCTGTGCGGCTGCCAGGTGCTGATCCACCGCCTGGAGGCCGACGTGCTGGCCCAGGGCGACGGCGCGCGCAGCGCCGCCGACTGGTACAACATGCACCTGCCGCCGCTGACGGCCGACGTGCTGCTGGAGGGCGGCGAGGAACTGGACCTGGGCGGCGGGATGATTTTGCGCATCGTCCACGCGCCGGGTCACACGCCGGGCTCGGTCTGCGCCTGGCTGGAGAGCGGCGGCCAGCGGGTGCTCTTTGGCCAGGATCTGCACGGGCCATTTTCGCGGGAGTTCGGCTCGGACCTGGGGCAATACGCCGCCAGCATGGATGCGCTGTTGGAACTGCGGGCCGATATCCTCTGCGAGGGACATTACGGCGTCTTCGGCCCGGCCCAGTCGGCGGCGGCGTTCATGCGCCAGCAGTTGGCCGCCAACCTCCCCCGCCGGCGCTAGTCACGCCGGTCAAGTCGTCACGCTCGCAACTCGCCGGCGCTGGCCGTGCGAGGCAAGGCGGCCCTCAGGCCCCGCCGACCCCGAAAATGCCGAACATGAACAGGATCATGGCCAACGCCGCGGCGACCTGGGCGGCCATGGCCGTGACCTTGCCGCAGTGGTGGGCCGCGTCCAGGGCCACGCCGCCCACGTAGAGGCTCCAGACCAGCGAGCAGGCCAGCCCGCCCATGACCACGCCGACCAACGAGTCGCCGCTTTCGGCCCCCCAGGCCAGGCGGGCCAGATGCCAGACGATCATCACCGCCAGCACCGAGACCGAAGTCACCGCGGTGTAGGCCAGCGCCCGATAGGAGGCCACGTAGGGCGCCCTGGCCCGGCCCACGGCCCGTAGCGCCAGATGGGCCAGGCCGCTGAGGATCGGCGTGGCCAGCATGGCCGCGCCCACGCCCTGGACCATGCCGTTCATCAGGCCCACGGCGATGATGCTGGGCAGCTCGGCCAGGCCGACGCCAGGGGTCAGGGCCCAGGCCAAGGCCTGGCTGATCAGCTCCAGATGCAGGGCCAGCACGGCCACGAACAGCGCCGGCCGCAGCGGCCCGCCGGCCGCCGGCAACGAAAAAGTGCGCGAGGGATAGCGGGCTATCCACCAGAACGTGGGGTAAAAGCCGGCCAGCCAACGTTGGGGCGCTTCCCAGGGCAGGGCTGGCTGAGGCGGTGGCTGGGATGATGGCTGGGGCTGCTCGAAGTCGTTCACGCCTTGGTCCATGACTGTGGTTTGCGTCGGACCAAAGCTAGCATATTAGTTCGCCCTGGCAAACTCAAATCGCCTCATGCCCGCTCCAGCACGATGAAGCAGCGCCGCCGGCCGTCGCCGGCCTCCACGCGCAGGCCCACCGCCGCCAGGCCGCCGTCGTTCAGATAGCGCTCGAAAACCGGGCGGGTGTTCATGCGCCAGGCCAGGGCGGCGGCCGGATCACCGGCCTTGAGCGCTTGCAGGTCGGCGGGGATCTCCACCAGCGGCGGCGCGGCGTCGGCCAGGGGCGGCGCGACCGGCGGCGGCGCGTTCAGATCAAAACGGGCGATGAAGCGATCCACGGGCAGGCCCTGGTGCATTTTGGCGGTCTGGGGAAAGTGGTCGCGGTCGTAGGCCACGGCGCGGCCGCCCCAGACATTCAGGTATAAATGGGCGTTGCGCGCCTCCAGCGGCTCGAAGGTGATGTAGACCACCCCCACGCCCATGGCGCGCAAATCGGCCTGGGCCCGCTCGATCAGCCGCCGGCCCAGACCCTGGTCGCGCCAGCCGGGCAACACGCCCAGCATGTGGCCATAGGCCACGCCCGGTTCCAAGCTGCCCAGCATCACGCACAGGCCGACCATGCGCCCTTGGTCGAAGGCCCCCAGGGTCAGGCCCAGGCGGGGCCGCCGCAGGCCCAGGGCGTGCAGGGTGATCGGCGAGACGGCGTTCAGTTCGTCCAGGCCCCAGATTTCTTGTTCCAGGGCGGCGCAGGCGGCGAAATCGTCCTGGCCGGCCAGCGGGCGGATGATCGGCGTCATGGCGGCTCCCGGCATGGGTTGACGCCCATTGAACACCGCGCGCGGCGTCCCGTCAAGGAGTTGGGTCTGGCCCTTTACAATCCGGGCGAAACTGGTATGCTTTGGGCCAGATTCCGCCAGAAGAGCCCAACCAAAGAGGTCTCTCGATCCCACGGTCGCCCAGCCTGACGCCAGGCGGGCGTTTTTCTTGCAATTATGGGCCGAACTTGCGGAAGCGACCGGTCGTTGATCGGTGAACGCCCGCGTGCGCCTCGCTGGAGGCGGACGGGGCATGTTGACTTATTTCGCAGCGCAAGTTAGGAGCACCATGGACGCCCCTGGATTCGACCAGTTGGGTCTGAGCCCCCTTTTGACCGCCGCCGTGACCGAGCAGGGCTTCACCAGCCCCACGCCGATCCAGACGGCGATGATCCCCCTCATGCTGGAAGGCCGCGACGTCATCGGCCAGGCCCAGACCGGCACCGGCAAGACCGCCGCCTTTGGCCTGCCGCTTCTGCACAACATCAGCCCCGGCGTGGGTCAGGCCCAGGCCCTGGTGCTGGCCCCCACCCGCGAGCTGGCCATCCAGGTGGCCGAGGCCTTGCAGGGCTATGGCCGCAAGATGGGCGCGCGGGTGATGGCCGTCTATGGCGGCGCGCCCTATGGCCTGCAAATCAGCCGCCTGCGCAAGGGCGTGGACGTGGTGGTGGGCACGCCCGGCCGCGTGCTGGACCTGATCGGCCAAAAGGCTCTGCGCCTGGACATGGTCGAGACGGTGGTCATCGACGAGGCCGACGAGATGCTCAGCATGGGCTTCATCGCCGACATCCAGGCCATCCTGGAGGCCACGCCGTCCCAGCGCCAGACGGCCTTGTTTTCGGCGACGTTGCCGCCGGCCATTCGCCAAATGTCCCAAAGTTACATGGTCGAGCCCCAGAGCGTCAGCGTCAGCCCGCGCCAGCTCACCGTCGAGGCCGTCGAGCAACGCTATTATCTGCTCGATGAGCGCGACAAGCTGGCCGCCCTCTGCCGTCTGCTGGAGGTCGAACCCGTCGCCAGCGCCCTGATTTTCTGCCGCACCAAGGCCGGCACGGGCCAGTTGGCCGACGAGCTTTCGGCGCGGGGTTTCGCGGCCGAGGCCATCAACGGCGACCTGAGCCAGGAGGCGCGCATCCGCGTGCTGGGCCGCTTCCGCAACAATCAGCTCAAGCTGCTGGTGGCCACCGACGTGGCCGCCCGGGGCCTGGACATCGACGACATCAGCCACGTCATCAACTTCGATCCGCCCCAAGACCCCGAGGTCTACGTCCACCGCATCGGCCGCACCGGCCGGGCCGGGCGCGACGGCGTGGCCATCTCTTTGCTTTCGCCCAAGGACCGCTGGCTGCTGGCGCGCATCGAGGCCTACGCCAAGGCCCGCCTGAGCCATTGCACCCTGCCCACGCCCGAAGAGATCATGGCCCACCGCGAGGGTCGGCTCTTGGAGCGCATGGTCGCCCTGCTCGACGACGGCGGGTTCGCCCGCGAAAAAGGCCTGGCCGCCAAGCTGGAGGCCCAGGGCCACGACCTGGCCGACATCGCCGCCGCCGCCCTCAAGCTGGCCCGCGGCCAAGAAAAAACCAGAACCATCGACCCGGTGGCCGAGTACTCGTTGACCCGTCCGCCCAGGGGCCGCCAACCCTACCCGGCCCGCGATCAGCGCCGTGGCGATTCACGCCGCTTCGATGACCGCCGCCAGGACGACCACCGCCGGGTCGGCGAGACGACCGCCCAGCCCGAGAGCGGCATGGTGCGCCTGTGCCTGGGCATGGGCCGGGCCGATGGCATCAACGCCGGCCATGTGCTGGGCTCGTTGTCCCACCACGCCGAGATTCCCGGCCGCTGCATCGGCAAGATCCGCATCCAGGACACGCGGACGCTGGTGGATGTCTCCGAGCAGGTGGTGGGCCGCGTGCTGGCCAAGGCCGCTGGTTATCGCATCGGACGCACGCCGATCAGCGTCGAACTGGCTTAGGGCGCTCGACGGCGCATCGCCGAAAACAGCGCGGCGGCGGAGAGTTGATCTCCACCGCCGCGCCGTATTTTCTCTGATCATTGTCGGCGTTGGCCGGTCAGCGGCCCTGGCCGCCAGACGAGCGGAGCTATCCCCTCGTCGTCGTGGCGGCTGGCGTCGCCTTGCCGGCGCTAGCGACTTTTTTCGCGCGCCGCTGATTACTCGGCGGGCTTGGCCTCCTCGGCGGGAGCGGCGGGAGCGGCCTCTTGAGCCGGAGCGGCTTCCTGGGCCGGCGCGGCCTGCTCGGTGGTCGCGGCGGGGGCCTGGGCCTCGGGAGCGGTCTGGCCGGAATCGCTGCAACCCACGATCACAAACGCCGCCAGCATCATGGCGGCCAACGCGATCAACTTTTTCATCTCTTGCCTCCTCGGCCCCATGGGCCACCGGTTGAATAGAAGCCGGGTTCCCCCGGCCACGTGCTTAGTCTACACAGTCTAACCACAAAAGCGCCATAGTTGCCAATTAACATTTTGTTACAAGCGGCCCGAGAGTTCAAGAGGCCATTGCCGAATAAACAGGCGGGATATTTTCATCCAACATGGCGCGCAGTCGCCGGCCCAGATTTTCCACGGCGCGCGGGTCGATGGCCGGTGGCGCGCCGGCGGCTTGCAACGCCGCGATGGCCAGTTCGGCCGGCAGGTTGCCCGGCGCGCGACCCGGCAGAAAAGGGCAGCCGCCCAGGCCGCCCAGGGTCACGTCGAAGCGGCCGACCCCGGCCCGCCAGCCGGCCAGCAGATTGGCGCGCAAGGCCTCGGGCCGGCCGTGCAGATGCAGGCCCAGGGCCTCCAGCGGCAAATTTCGGCCCAACTCGGCGATCATCCGCCGCAACTGGTTTGGCCGGGCCAGGCCGGCGGTGTCGGCCAAAAAAAACTCTTGCGCGCCAAGATCGGCCAGCCAGGCAAAGGTCCGCGCGATCAGCTCGCGGGGCGGCGCGGCCAGGCCCGGCCCGCCAAAGGCGCATTGCAGGCCCACCCGCGCCCGCAGGCCGGCCTGGCGGGCCAGGGCGGTCAGTTCGCCCAGGCGGGCCAGACCCCCGGCCACATCCAGGCCCAGGTTGGCCCGGCTGTGGGGCTCGGACAACGAGGCCGAAAGGGCCACCTTGCCCAGACCGCAGGCCAGGGCCCGCTCCAGGCCCTGGCGGTTGAAGACCAGCGCCGAAAGCGTCAACCCCGGCCGCGCGCCGGCGGCCAGGCGGGCCAGGCGTTCGGCGCCGATCATCTGGGGCATCTTGTCGGGCCGGGCCATCGAACCGATCTGCACGCTCTGGAACCCGGCGTCGGCCAGGCCGCGCAGCAGCTCCAGCCGCCGGGCCAGGGGCAGGGCCCGGGGCAGGATCTGCAAGCCGTCGCGCAGGGTTTGGTCCTCCAGCACGAGCGGCCGCCGGACGTTACATGCAGCCCAGGCCATCGCCGCCGCCCCGGCCCTTGCCGCCGCCGGCGCAGCCGCCGCCGCTACGCCGCAGGCGCAGGGCGCTGAGATCCTCGCCGGCGTAGAGCCGCTTCAGGCCCTCCAGGATAAACCCCTGCATCTCGACGGCCGCCAGGCCGCTTTCGGCCAGCACCGTCCGCGGGGTCTGGCCCACGCCGCTGCACAACACCGCCCGGCAATCGGCCAACAACTCGGCCACCTGCCGCCAGCGGGCTTCGCCGCCGCCAGCCGGCGGGGCCTGGCGCGTGTCCAACAACTCGAAGCCATCGGCCGTGGGGCCCCAGATCTGGAAGCGCTCGGCCTGGCCCAGGTGCAGATTGACCAACACGCCCTCGCGGCTGGCCACGGCCACGAAGGGCCGGGCCGCGTCGGCCGGCGGGGCCAGCTTGGCGCACTGGCTCAGGCAGCCGGCCAGGCGCGGCGACTGATCCTGGCCCAGCAGGCCCACCGCGTCGGCCCGACAGCGCGTGCAGTGGCGCATCTGGGGCAGATGAATCTCGCAAACGGCGCGCAGGCGCTCCATCAGCGGCCGGGGCGGCTCGGGGATATGGCCAAAGGCCGTGCCCTGGTTGGGAAACAGCGGCATCAGGTTCATCAGATGGGCCCCCCGCGCCGCGGCCCAGCGCGCGACCCGCTCCACGTGGCCATCGTTGACGCCGGGGATGACGATGGTGTTGATCTTGACCTTGACGCCGGAGTCCTTGAGCAGGGCCAGGCCTTCCTCCTGGCGGGCCAGCAGCAGCTCGGCCCCGGCCAGGCCGCGATAAACCACCTTGCCGTCGCGGACCCAGGCGTAGATGTTCTGGCCGATGGCCGGATCGACGGCGTTGACCGTCAGCGTCAGGTGGCTCAGGCCGGCCTTGATCAGCGTGGCCGCGTGGGCGGGCAGGGCCAGGCCGTTGGTGGCCAGGCACAATAGCAGCTCGGGCCGGGCGCGCTTGATGCGCAGGATGGTCTCCAGGGTGGCCTCGGCGTTGGCCAGGGGGTCGCCGGGGCCGGCGATGCCGGCCACGCTCAGGCGGGGCTCGGCCTGGAGGGCCCGCTCCATGTAGGCCTGGGCCTGGTGGGGCTGGAGCACGGCGCTGCTGACGCCGGGTCGGCTTTCGTTGACGCAGTCATAGCGGCGGTCGCAATAGTTGCACTTGATGTTGCACAACGGGGCCACCGGCAGGTGCGCCCGGCCAAAGGCGCCCTTGGCCGCCTCGTCAAAGCAAGGATGACGGTTGGGCTCAAGCGGTTCGTTCATGGTGCGTCCTCCCTTATAGATAGCCGTAGCCCCAGTGGTGGCGGTCCTGGTCGTGGGCCAGGATGGCGTTGATGATGCGATCCAACAGCTCCTGCGAGCCCTGGTAGTCCAGGCAGAGCAGGCGCTGGCCGCCAAAGCGGTCGTGGATGGGAAAGCCCACCCGCACCAGGGGAACGCCCAGCTCGCGGGCCAGGCGATAGCCCTTGGAGTTGCCCACCAGGATATCCGGGCCGATCTGGCGGGCCATCTCGCCGATCTGCTGGAAATCCACGCCATCGACGGCCCGCGCGGGCTGGCGGACCAGCCCCTCGGTGACCTCGGCGATGGCCGCCGGAAAACGACCGCTCTTGCCGCCGGTGGCGCACAAGGCCGGCCGCACGCCCAGTTCGGCCAGCCAGCCGGCAACGCCCACCACCATGTCCTCGTCGCCGTAGATCACCGCCGTCTTGCCCGAAAGATACTTGTGGCCGTCGATCATGGCGTCGATGAGCCGGCCGCGCTCCAACTCGATTTCCTCGGGCGTGTCGCGGCCGGAAAGCTCGCGCAGGGCCTGGTGCAGCGCGTCGCAGGCCCGCACGCCCATGGGCAGGCCCAGCGAGCGCAGCGGCACGTTGAGGTACATCTCCAGCCACGATCCGGCGCTGCGGCCGGGCAGGCAATGGCCCAACTCGATGGTGGCCTTGGCCCCGCCCATGGCCCGCAGTTGATTGAGCGAGACGCCGCCGGCGGGCAGCGCCTCGTAGGTGGCCATGGCCGGGGCGTCGAGGGTGCGCGAATAGTCCGGGGCCAGGGCCGCGCGCAGGCCATAGGCGCGGGTCACCGTCGCCAGGCGGCGCAGGTCGGCCGGGCTGACAAAGCCGGGCAGCAGGTTCACGCCGCCATGGGCCGGCGTGGGCTGGGCCAACTGACTGACCATGGCCAGCACCGCCGCGTGAAAGCCGTCCACGTGGCTGCCGCCGTAGGCCGGCGTGGGCACGGTGATCAGGGCCGGCATCTGGCCGTCGGGGGTCTCGACCTTGGCCTCGGCCAGAAACTCGCGCACCAGGCCGGGCACGTCGTCGCCGATGGTCTCGGTCAGGCAGGTGGTGGCGATGCCCACCACCTTGGCCCCATACTTGTTGATGACGTTGACCAGGCCCTTCTTGAGGTTGGGCCCGCCGCCGAAGATGGCCTGGTTTTCGCCCAGGCTGGAGCTGGCGATGTCCACCGGCTCGCGGAAATGGCTGATCAGATAGCGCCGCATGTAGGTGGCGCAGCCCTGGCTGCCGTGCAGAAAGGGCGCCGCGCCCTCCACGCCCTTGAAGGCCAGGCAGGCGCCCAGGGGCATGCACAGCTTGCAGGCGTTGGTGGTCGAGACGTAATCGGGCGATGTGATTTCTCTGGTCATGCCGCCGCCTCCTTGGCCAGGGCCATGCGCCGGGGCGTGAAGCGCCAGACCGGGCTCATCACCGTGGCGTGGATCTCGCGGGCGAAGTTGAGCATGCCCTCGAAGCCCTCCAGGGCCAACTTGCGCTCGTGGTTGTGGTCGCAAAAGCCGATGCCCAGCTTGTAAGCGATGGGCCGCTCCTTGACGCCGCCGACAAAGACGTCGACGTCCTTTTCGAGCAGATAGTTCATCAGTTCCAGCGGGTTGGCGTCATCGACGATGATCGTGCCGGGGTCGCTGACCCTGGCCAGCTCCTCGTAGTCTTCCTCGGTGCCGGTCTGGCTGCCGGCCAAGACCACCCGCATGCCCAGCAAGCGGAAGGCCTTGATCAGGCTGAAGGCCTTGAAGGCCCCGCCCACGTACATGGCCGCCCGCTTGCCCTGCAAGTCCTGGCGCAGCTCCATGAGCTGGGGATAAAGCGCGCCCAGCTCCCGCGAGACCAACTCCTGGGCCCGGGCGGCCATCAGCGGGTCGCCGAAAAAGTCGGCCACGTCGTAGAGGGCCTGGGCCATGTCGTCGACGCCCAGGTAGCTGACGCGCAGAAACGGCGTGCCATAGTCGCGCTGCATCATGCGGGCCAGCTCCATCGTCGCCCCGGAGCACTGCACCAGGTTCAGCGCCGCGCCGTGGGCGCGCATCAGGTCGGCCACCCGGCCGTCGCCGGTGACGCCGGCCACCACCTCCACGCCCATCTGCTCCAGATAGCGCTTGATGATCCAGGTCTCGCCGGCCAGGTTGAAGTCGCCCAGCAGGTTGACGCTGTGGGGGCTTATGCCCTCGGTGGGGCCCTGGCCGATCAGCCGGGCCATGGCCCGACAGGCCGCGGCGTAGCCGGCCCGCTTGTTGCCCTTGAAGCCCTCGCTCATCACCGGGATCACCGGAATGCCCGCCTCGGCCTCGATCTTGCGGCAGACGGCGGCCATGTCGTCGCCGATGATGCCCACGATGCAGGTGCTGTAGACAAAGGCGGCCTTGGGCCGGTGGCGGGCGATCAGCTCGCGCAGGGCCCGCTCCAGCTTCTTTTCGCCGCCAAAGACCACGTCGCGCTCTTGCAGGTCGGTGCTGAACGAATGGCGGTGCAGCATGGGCCCCGAGCTGAGCGCGCCGCGGATGTCCCAGGTGTAGGCGGCGCAGCCCACCGGCCCGTGGATCAGGTGCAGGGCGTCGGCGATGGGGTAGAGCACCACCCGCGAGCCGCAGAACACGCAGGCCCGCTGGCTGACCGCCCCGGCCAGGCTCTGCTTGTCGCAACTGATGCGAAAAGGCCTGTCCTCGCCCTTTTCAAATATCTGGTCGCTGCGCTCTTCAAAGACGACCTTTGCCATGTGGCGTTCTCCCTAGGTGATCAAGTAATCGGCCGGAGGCTGGCCGTCTTCGATGCCATCGAGGATCGCGTCGATGGCCTCCTCGCTGTCGACGCCCTTGAACCACCAGTTTTACGGCTGCACCACCATGGCCGGGCCGTTTTCGCACTGCTTGAGACAACCCGTGGCGGTGACCAGGCAGTCCAGGCCCCGGTCGATGATTTCTTCTTCCAGGTATTGCAAAAAGCCGTTGGTCTTTTTGTGGCAGATGCCCTTGGGGTCGCCACCCAGGCGAAAGCTCTGGCAGACCAGGATCTGCGTGGCGGGAATACCCATGATATCGCTCCTTTGTCAGCTCGCGCCGAGGCGCTTGGTTAATGAACGCATCATTTGCCGCGCCCCTTTTTCCGGCCGCCGTGCAGGGCCTCGACCATGCCTTCGATGTTGCCTTCCTGGCACAGCACGCTCAGCCCCGCCTCGACCAGCGCCCGCTTGGGCGCCTCGCCGGCCGCCGCGGCCAGCACGGCGAAACAGTCGCCAAGGATCTGGGCCGTTTGCCGCCAGCGGGCCTCGCCGCCGCCCGGCGCGGGGGCTGGCCTGGCCTCCAGCAACGCCACCGGCCCGTTCTTGGGCCCATAGATCAGGTATTGCTCGGCCTGGCCCAGATGCAGGTCCACGTCGAAGCCGTTGGAGCTGCACACCGCCAGATAAGGCCGCGACTCGCTGGGCCGGGGCAGGGCGTGGCCCGCCGCCTCGGGCTGGCCGAAGTCGTAGGTCAGGGCCTTGTCGCACGCTCGCGGGTCGATGAACATCGTTGGCAGGTGGGCCGCCGCCGCCTGGGTCAGGGCCTCCAGCCGCGCCGGGTCGAGTTGGCCCAGCGGCCTGGGGCTGCCGTCGTCGACGGCGGAAAAGGGGAAAAGCCTAAGCTCCGTCGCGCCCAGCCGGGCGGCCGTGGCGGCGATGAGCTCCACGTGCTCCACGTTGACGCCGGGGTAGACCGTGGTCTTGACGATGACCGGCAGACCCCTGGCCTTGAGGGCGGTGATGGCCGCCGCCTGTTGGTCGATGAGCTGGTCGGCCGCCTGGGCCAGGGGGATGGTCCTCACGCCGGGCCTGATCCAGGCGTAGACCTTGGCCGCCACCAGCGGGTCCACCGCGTCGACGAGCATGGCCAGGTGGGCCAGGTCCAGCGCGGCCAGCCTGTCGGCCAGGGCCGTCAGGCCAAGGCCCAGGGTGGTCAGGCAGAGGCTCACGCCGGGCAGCTTGGCCCGCAGCATGGCCAGAACCTCCAGGGTCAATTCCGGCGTGGCCATGGGGTCGCCAGGCCCGCCGACGTTGACGGCCTTGATGGTCTGGCCCTGTTCGATCAGGTAATCCAGCCAGTTCAACGCCTGTTCCGGGGTCAGGGCCCGGGGCAGGGGCTTTTCCGCGCTGAACCTGATGCGCGCCATCGCCCGGGGCGCCACCGGCAGGTGGACCCGACCGCTGGAACGGCGCGCGGCCGCGCAGAAGTCACTCGCTGGTTCGTGTGTCTTGCTCATGGCCATCCTGCCTTGCCCCGACGCCGGGGTTGACTTACAGCACCAACTCGAAGGCGTGTTCCTGGTCGTCGCGATCCTTGCGGTCCAGCAGGGCCGAGAGGATCTTTTCCAGCAGCCGCAGGCCGCCCTTGTAACCCACCGTGGGGAAGTACTGGTGGCCCACCCGATCGAGGATGGGGAATCCCCAGCGCACCAGGGGAATGTCCTCGTCGCGGGCGATGTGCTTCAGGTAGGTGTTGCCCATGAGCAGATCCACGGGGTCGTTTTTGATCCACTGGTGCAGCAGGAACATGTCGGCGGTCTGGTCGCACTTGACGTTGACCGCGTAGGGCAGGCCGGCGGTTAGCTCCCTGATCCTGGCCTCGAAGGCCTTGCCCGGCGTGCCGCTGACGATGTGGGTGGGCCACATGTCGATCGAGGTCAGAAACTCGGTCATGGCGATGAGCTGATCGGGATCGCCGGCCAGGGCCACCTTCTTGTGATAGAAGTACTGGTGCATGTCGCTGATCATGTCCACCAACTGGCCGCGCTCGTGGGCCACCTCCTCGGGCACGCTGCGCCCGGCCACGATGCGCAGGGCGTCGACAAAGCGGTCGGTGGCCCTCAGGCCAAAGGGCATGTCCAGCACCCGGCAGGGCACCTTGAGCGTGGTGTCCAGGAAACGGGCGCCGTCGGCGCTGCACCACTCGCCCAGGGCCAGGGTGCCGATGCTGTCGCCGGCCTCGCGCAGCTGCTTGATCGTCACGCCGCCCTCGGGGAACATCTTGTATTCGCCGCTCAG
Protein-coding regions in this window:
- a CDS encoding MBL fold metallo-hydrolase — its product is MFGIKARQICPGVFMVGGPEFSDPRDCLCYLAVGEKSRVLIDCGCGPSAGRIVSLAQRAAGAPPSHLLLTHAHIDHAGGAAQVKALCGCQVLIHRLEADVLAQGDGARSAADWYNMHLPPLTADVLLEGGEELDLGGGMILRIVHAPGHTPGSVCAWLESGGQRVLFGQDLHGPFSREFGSDLGQYAASMDALLELRADILCEGHYGVFGPAQSAAAFMRQQLAANLPRRR
- a CDS encoding YIP1 family protein, producing MNDFEQPQPSSQPPPQPALPWEAPQRWLAGFYPTFWWIARYPSRTFSLPAAGGPLRPALFVAVLALHLELISQALAWALTPGVGLAELPSIIAVGLMNGMVQGVGAAMLATPILSGLAHLALRAVGRARAPYVASYRALAYTAVTSVSVLAVMIVWHLARLAWGAESGDSLVGVVMGGLACSLVWSLYVGGVALDAAHHCGKVTAMAAQVAAALAMILFMFGIFGVGGA
- a CDS encoding GNAT family N-acetyltransferase, translated to MTPIIRPLAGQDDFAACAALEQEIWGLDELNAVSPITLHALGLRRPRLGLTLGAFDQGRMVGLCVMLGSLEPGVAYGHMLGVLPGWRDQGLGRRLIERAQADLRAMGVGVVYITFEPLEARNAHLYLNVWGGRAVAYDRDHFPQTAKMHQGLPVDRFIARFDLNAPPPVAPPLADAAPPLVEIPADLQALKAGDPAAALAWRMNTRPVFERYLNDGGLAAVGLRVEAGDGRRRCFIVLERA
- a CDS encoding DEAD/DEAH box helicase, producing MDAPGFDQLGLSPLLTAAVTEQGFTSPTPIQTAMIPLMLEGRDVIGQAQTGTGKTAAFGLPLLHNISPGVGQAQALVLAPTRELAIQVAEALQGYGRKMGARVMAVYGGAPYGLQISRLRKGVDVVVGTPGRVLDLIGQKALRLDMVETVVIDEADEMLSMGFIADIQAILEATPSQRQTALFSATLPPAIRQMSQSYMVEPQSVSVSPRQLTVEAVEQRYYLLDERDKLAALCRLLEVEPVASALIFCRTKAGTGQLADELSARGFAAEAINGDLSQEARIRVLGRFRNNQLKLLVATDVAARGLDIDDISHVINFDPPQDPEVYVHRIGRTGRAGRDGVAISLLSPKDRWLLARIEAYAKARLSHCTLPTPEEIMAHREGRLLERMVALLDDGGFAREKGLAAKLEAQGHDLADIAAAALKLARGQEKTRTIDPVAEYSLTRPPRGRQPYPARDQRRGDSRRFDDRRQDDHRRVGETTAQPESGMVRLCLGMGRADGINAGHVLGSLSHHAEIPGRCIGKIRIQDTRTLVDVSEQVVGRVLAKAAGYRIGRTPISVELA
- a CDS encoding beta/alpha barrel domain-containing protein, which codes for MLEDQTLRDGLQILPRALPLARRLELLRGLADAGFQSVQIGSMARPDKMPQMIGAERLARLAAGARPGLTLSALVFNRQGLERALACGLGKVALSASLSEPHSRANLGLDVAGGLARLGELTALARQAGLRARVGLQCAFGGPGLAAPPRELIARTFAWLADLGAQEFFLADTAGLARPNQLRRMIAELGRNLPLEALGLHLHGRPEALRANLLAGWRAGVGRFDVTLGGLGGCPFLPGRAPGNLPAELAIAALQAAGAPPAIDPRAVENLGRRLRAMLDENIPPVYSAMAS
- a CDS encoding radical SAM protein, with product MNEPLEPNRHPCFDEAAKGAFGRAHLPVAPLCNIKCNYCDRRYDCVNESRPGVSSAVLQPHQAQAYMERALQAEPRLSVAGIAGPGDPLANAEATLETILRIKRARPELLLCLATNGLALPAHAATLIKAGLSHLTLTVNAVDPAIGQNIYAWVRDGKVVYRGLAGAELLLARQEEGLALLKDSGVKVKINTIVIPGVNDGHVERVARWAAARGAHLMNLMPLFPNQGTAFGHIPEPPRPLMERLRAVCEIHLPQMRHCTRCRADAVGLLGQDQSPRLAGCLSQCAKLAPPADAARPFVAVASREGVLVNLHLGQAERFQIWGPTADGFELLDTRQAPPAGGGEARWRQVAELLADCRAVLCSGVGQTPRTVLAESGLAAVEMQGFILEGLKRLYAGEDLSALRLRRSGGGCAGGGKGRGGGDGLGCM
- a CDS encoding nitrogenase component 1, which encodes MTREITSPDYVSTTNACKLCMPLGACLAFKGVEGAAPFLHGSQGCATYMRRYLISHFREPVDIASSSLGENQAIFGGGPNLKKGLVNVINKYGAKVVGIATTCLTETIGDDVPGLVREFLAEAKVETPDGQMPALITVPTPAYGGSHVDGFHAAVLAMVSQLAQPTPAHGGVNLLPGFVSPADLRRLATVTRAYGLRAALAPDYSRTLDAPAMATYEALPAGGVSLNQLRAMGGAKATIELGHCLPGRSAGSWLEMYLNVPLRSLGLPMGVRACDALHQALRELSGRDTPEEIELERGRLIDAMIDGHKYLSGKTAVIYGDEDMVVGVAGWLAELGVRPALCATGGKSGRFPAAIAEVTEGLVRQPARAVDGVDFQQIGEMARQIGPDILVGNSKGYRLARELGVPLVRVGFPIHDRFGGQRLLCLDYQGSQELLDRIINAILAHDQDRHHWGYGYL